In Mycobacterium sp. Aquia_213, the sequence CGCGGAAGCGACTTTCGCCGCCCAATACAAGACTCGCACCGACGGTGCTGCAGTATCTTTGGTTGCGCCGACGCTAAGTCGCCGCGTCCGTGGCGCTGCAATCTCGCTCTCGGCTAGTTGCGACTGCGGGCGACAATCACGGGAATCTGGGCCGCGTGGGTCACCGCCGTGCTGACCGATCCCAGTAGCATTCCGGCGAATCCGCCGCGGCCGTGGCTGCCCACTACGACGAGCTGGGCCGACTCGGACTCATCGAGGAGGTGGCGGGCCGGGTCGTCCCACACGACCCGCGGATGAACGGTGACGTCCGGATAGCGTTCCCGCCACCCTGCCAGCCGCTCCGCCAGGATTTCATTACGCAAAGCCTCTTGCGCCGACCACTCCATACTTGGGGCCGCCGATAGGTCCGGGTCTCTCCACGCGTGCACTGCGACCAAGTCCACGCCACGCCACGATGCCTCGTCGAAGGCGATTGCGGTAGCCGATTCCGACGCCGGCGAACCGTCGATGCCCACCACGACCGGCAGCTTGGAGGGATGCAGCAGGGATTGAGCCTCGTCATGGATTATCGCGATTGGGCAGTGCGCATGGTGGATTAAGCCCGTGCTGACCGAGCCGAGCAGGACCCGATGCAAACCGTGCCTCCCGCGACAGCCCACCACTACCATGTGCGCATCCTTGGAAAGGGCGACAAGCGGGGCCAGGGGCACCGAAAAGAACAACTCGGTCTTAATTTGAGGGGCGCCCAGGCCACCCTCGCTGCTGCTTTCAACAACTTTGATCGCATCGGCGAGGAGTTTCCGGCCGTACTCTTCCCGTTCGCGGTCCTCCTCGGCGGGGGGAAGCGGGACATCTGCTAAAAGCCATGGTGCCGGGCCCCATGCCGCAGTGACCTCAACGTGGACCAGGGTGAGCGGCACATTGCGCATGCGTGCCTCGAAGGTGGCCCACCGCACAGCCGCAATGGATGACGATGATCCATCGACTCCGACCACGATGCCCGGAGATGTT encodes:
- a CDS encoding universal stress protein — translated: MSDSATSPGIVVGVDGSSSSIAAVRWATFEARMRNVPLTLVHVEVTAAWGPAPWLLADVPLPPAEEDREREEYGRKLLADAIKVVESSSEGGLGAPQIKTELFFSVPLAPLVALSKDAHMVVVGCRGRHGLHRVLLGSVSTGLIHHAHCPIAIIHDEAQSLLHPSKLPVVVGIDGSPASESATAIAFDEASWRGVDLVAVHAWRDPDLSAAPSMEWSAQEALRNEILAERLAGWRERYPDVTVHPRVVWDDPARHLLDESESAQLVVVGSHGRGGFAGMLLGSVSTAVTHAAQIPVIVARSRN